A window of Plasmodium malariae genome assembly, chromosome: 5 contains these coding sequences:
- a CDS encoding inner membrane complex protein 1i, putative translates to MEHQRGNSSSLSVPFTFEHSKNLGNKILKPIRQEKIVKVPVTQYVEKIIEKEEIKYVNKYVDVIKPIITYKTKHISKPIYLDKIKYEPKLIEKEKIIHIPKIEYRNKVVEIPVYVHKENIIEKKVPLIIERVIPVLKVKKIEKEVLTDTVEIPEICEITKDGTNAKIKENIYYEQQREEEIPGKVSIRSNAYVAGVESVVSAASVANVLNVEDEACITKEYKDAYNKETYRNMESTDESPVICSSKHVPHSSVGKFKNQNVNRSSPSNASSNEDSYTEKLEHKNETTYNDATNESAHYGTMPDDSPLMIDEENTSKNYDQKSMEEENYYDINEHYKNSNINHVSINLPKTKDQFQESFEQQYVNFCDKKYNFASDNIIHNNLPIINYDTSNNRYIEDNMNELINEQFMRESSKDTLRHISKTAEDKNRQILCTKLKDHIDIDQKKTSLPSNMHISYENYSSSQNAYSQRSVTGKSNFMPSYANSNGQAFVSVRPATILEYVPKQRKYKSSFCNLMKNCCGGSSDC, encoded by the coding sequence atgGAACATCAACGAGGAAATTCATCATCTTTAAGCGTTCCTTTCACTTTTGAGCATTCGAAAAATCTTGGAAATAAAATCCTTAAACCCATACGTCAAGAAAAAATAGTTAAAGTGCCTGTAACACAAtatgtagaaaaaataatagaaaaagaggaaataaaatatgtaaataaatatgttgaTGTTATAAAAccaataataacatataaaacaaaacatataTCAAAACCAATATACctagataaaattaaatacgaaccaaaattaatagaaaaagaaaaaattatacatattccaaaaatagaatatagaaataaagtTGTGGAAATACCTGTATATGTTcataaggaaaatattatagaaaaaaaagttccTTTAATAATTGAACGTGTTATACCAGTTCTTAAGgtcaaaaaaatagaaaaagaagtTTTAACTGATACTGTAGAAATACCTGAAATTTGTGAAATAACCAAAGATGGAACGAATGCaaaaattaaggaaaatatttattatgaacAACAAAGGGAGGAAGAAATACCAGGTAAAGTGTCTATACGAAGTAATGCGTATGTAGCAGGTGTAGAAAGTGTAGTAAGTGCAGCAAGCGTAGCGAATGTGTTAAACGTGGAAGACGAAGCTTGTATCACAAAAGAATACAAGGATGCTTACAACAAAGAAACATACAGAAATATGGAATCAACCGATGAGTCACCGGTTATATGTTCATCTAAGCACGTACCCCATTCATCAGttggaaaatttaaaaatcaAAATGTAAATAGGAGTTCACCTAGCAATGCATCATCTAATGAAGACTCTTATACAGAAAAATTagaacataaaaatgaaaccACCTACAATGATGCTACCAACGAAAGTGCACATTATGGTACAATGCCAGATGATTCTCCATTAATGATTGATGAAGAAAATACTTCTAAAAATTACGATCAAAAAAGCATggaagaagaaaattattatgatataaatgaacattataaaaattcaaatataaacCACGTGAGTATAAATTTACCTAAAACAAAAGATCAATTTCAGGAATCATTTGAACAACAATACGTAAATTTTTGtgataaaaagtataattttgcttcagataatataatacataacaACCTCCCTATCATTAATTATGACACAAGTAATAATAGATACATTGAGGATAACATGAATGAATTAATTAACGAACAGTTTATGCGAGAATCTTCTAAAGACACTCTGAGACATATATCAAAAACAGCAGAAGATAAAAATCGacaaatattatgtacaaaatTAAAGGATCATATTGATATAGATCAAAAGAAAACTTCTCTTCCATCAAATATGCACATAtcttatgaaaattattcttCATCACAGAATGCATATAGCCAACGATCCGTTACAGGTAAATCAAATTTTATGCCTTCTTATGCTAACAGTAATGGGCAAGCATTTGTATCTGTACGTCCAGCAACAATTCTAGAGTACGTTCCAAAAcagagaaaatataaatcatcATTCTGCAATCTTATGAAGAATTGCTGTGGGGGGTCCAGCGACTGTTAA
- the LipB gene encoding lipoate-protein ligase B, putative, whose translation MIKIYLIVQIALHIIVFCGKKKLKNEKICAKQICASLKRLKLKRNKKAYIQIHNTLNGNKNTTHTLHMKNKICIFDLSEKLIDYKLAFDLQNVLHQSKIILHKENSLNSSNRLSNSNSLNTLNITNKSKLGKLKNLKKNIEKYDFCFVLQHTPCYTLGSSADSNDIHLDEKNYYIEEIEEVCNNSESNKILQFINKYENVKDEIEKCEIYDEKKNYFDSFLYNINNKIKIPVYRINRGGKATYHGPGQLVLYFIFNLKNYSSNYNEKRVQNLSRNHYNFPKDGSTRKKDSECLSYDEKNTNNPTNIECLFDLHKTINNFQKMGMEIMKKLNVKTHTKNDSIGVFYNDKKLISIGLKIRKYVSMHGMSVNFNINKNFLKYLLSCGMNHNDYTSLHELDEMKNKESTRENGIAHHNSLLRELTVHSIQSLKTIFNANIKITSDIRDIFA comes from the coding sequence atgatcAAAATTTACCTTATAGTACAAATTGCCTTGCACATAATAGTATTTTGTGgcaagaaaaaattaaagaatgaaaaaatatgcgCAAAACAGATTTGTGCATCACTCAAAAGActcaaattaaaaagaaacaaaaaagcaTATATCCAGATTCACAATACATTAAATGGTAATAAAAACACCACGCACACATTAcacatgaaaaataaaatttgtatttttgaTTTAAGCGAAAAGCTTATAGACTATAAACTGGCATTTGATCTACAAAACGTTTTACACCAATCCAAAATTATTCTACATAAAGAAAATAGCCTAAATAGTTCAAATCGTTTAAGTAATTCAAATAGCTTAAATActttaaatattacaaaCAAATCAAAATTAGGTAAACtcaaaaacttaaaaaaaaatatagaaaaatatgatttCTGTTTTGTACTACAACATACACCCTGTTATACGTTAGGGAGTTCTGCTGATTCTAATGATATCCATTTAGacgaaaaaaattattatattgaagAAATAGAAGAAGTATGTAATAACTCTGAATCGAATAAAATTCTTCaattcattaataaatatgaaaatgttaaagacgaaatagaaaaatgtgaaatttacgatgaaaaaaaaaattattttgacagctttttatataatataaataataaaataaaaattccaGTATATCGTATCAATAGAGGGGGTAAAGCAACATATCATGGTCCTGGACAATTAGtcttatatttcattttcaatttaaaaaattattcttcaaattataatgaaaaacgtGTACAAAATTTATCCCGCaatcattataattttcccAAAGATGGAAGTACAAGGAAAAAAGATAGTGAATGTTTATCgtatgatgaaaaaaatacaaacaacCCTACAAATATAGAATGTTTATTTGACCTACacaaaacaataaataatttccAAAAAATGGGAATGGAAATCATGAAAAAACTTAACGTAAAAACTCACACGAAAAATGATTCAATTGGagttttttataatgataaaaaactTATATCTATTGGtttgaaaataagaaaatacgTATCAATGCATGGGATGTCTGTAAATTTCAACATTAacaaaaactttttaaaatatttattatcttGTGGTATGAATCACAATGATTACACTTCATTGCACGAACTAGacgaaatgaaaaataaagagagCACGAGGGAAAATGGAATAGCTCACCACAACTCTTTGTTGAGGGAGTTAACAGTTCATTCAATACAATCGTTAAAAACCATTTTTAATgcaaacataaaaattacaagtGACATAAGAGATATTTTTGCTTAa